In Dermacentor variabilis isolate Ectoservices chromosome 10, ASM5094787v1, whole genome shotgun sequence, the genomic window CACTTCTTTGACTTGTGCCAGCCTGTCAACCTGAAGGTCCTGTGCGCACAGCCGTATACCTATGTGGAAAACTTCACCTGCGGCAGCAATGCAACGGAACACCAGCTAAAAGAGATGCGACTCTCCTTCATGTCAGGGCACTCGTCTTTCTCGGCCTACACCATGATGTACACAGCGGTGAGTGTACCACAACATTTGGAATTGGTGCCGCTTGTGACGTTGGTGTTGCAGTTTCAGGGATTGTGTGGGGTTGAAAGATATAGAGTATACTAATGTCACAAATGCACGTAAAACAATAGGGTGCTATGCTCAGCCATTCTTTTAGTTGCTGACTGTTATTAAAGTAACGTGACAGCATGAGTTGTTGACCAGCCATGAGATGTTAGGCTGCCCAATGGGCCAAATGGTTATTAAGGTATACAGTTGAAAGTTAGGAAGGAGCCATGTTCTTGTGTTACTAACAACTACGATAAGTGGGAAAAGGAAATAAGGGGACCAACTTGCTGccagtgggagccgaacccacaacctcagcACTACGAGTGCGTTGCATTTCCGATTGTGCTACAGCGGTGGCTCTTCCCATGTCCACATTTTcagtatttatgtatgtgtagGAAACCTAGCCcggggaatgttagccagcgctacaCGTGCCCATGGCTGCGAGTTGCACTGGCAAACAACTATAATACCTGACAATCCTCAAGCAGAGTGTTTGATGAAAACTTTGTTGCAGTTGcagtattgcagcatgcaatgcTGAATGTGCTCATGTGGCTGGCAAATGTGACTGGTTCTTCTGTCTTCACCTGTCCCCTTCAAAAGCTGGTGCCTCATCAAAAGAAAAATTTCTTTCTGCCAACAACCAACCATCAAACCCTGCCTCCAACTAAACAGTGACTCGTAGTGCTGCATATAGTAATGTTGCCACCGTATGAATGAAAGGTAATAGTATGCGAGTGTGTATTGGCAGAGCATGAGCTGTGTATGCCTGCAGGCTATATGTAAATGCTTGAATGCATTGCTCATTATGTGGTGACATAGTGCATTTGTAGCTTGTAATGGAGCAAACAGTGTGTGAATACACTTGAATGGCAGAATGACTTAGTGAAGCAGCTACCTGGCCAAGTGGGCAGGCACCTGTTAGCAGTTTTTTTCTATACATGGCCTGCAGAACTGCTTCATCACGACCAAACCATTGTTCACAATGTTGGGTGGGGTGTGCCTTCAGGTTTGCCAACAGCTACAGGCTTTTACAGCTCATGCTTTGCTGCATGTTTGCACATGCTCTCTTGCATTTCTGGCGACTGTGTAGGGTTGAATTGCACTTGGTAACAGACAACCAAGTAGTTTGAGCATACAAAATGGGGCATTCATGCTCTTTCTGCACAAGCAAGCTAGCTGATATACATACAATGACTAGGTTTTCGATGAGACATGCAGAGTAATTGATGTAGTTCACTTTTCCACGCAAGGATATAGAGCAAAAAATTTTCGCCCGTGTCTGACACCTAAGTTTTTTGCGGGTGTGACCATGCAAGCAGAAGTACATCCAAGCGATTGTATTCACCTTTGTTGTTACCACACTCCGGAATGCACGAATGAGCATGCTGTCAGTGCACATGCACTCACCGTCCCGGAGCAGGAGGAAGAAGCCCGTTCCTTTCGGGCTCGAGTTATCTATGCTATCAAGTGGAATTCACATTGGAACATGCGCACCATCTCTCGTCATAGCTACGACAATTCCACCATCACGCATGTGTCATTTGGATAAACCAAACAACAGGAAATCAAGGTTCATATGCAAAAGATGAACGTCAGGTGACACGAAGGAGTCGAGTGACACCACAGCTGCAGCCAAAACTTACACATATTGAATGCACTTACCAGGCACGGGCTGTAATTGCCtaatttttcttcttgtttcccaGCTGTACATCCATGCACGGATGCCATGGCGCAACTCTGTGGCCATGGCTGCACGTACGGTGATCCAAGTGGCACTGCTGTCACTGGCCTGGTACACAGCGCTCTCTCGTGTCTCCAACTACAAGCACCACTGGAGCGATGTGCTAGCTGGTTCAGCCGAAGGCTACCTGGTGGCCATTGTCGTGGTGAGTTACATTTTTTACTCACATGTGTTCTGTATGGAAGCAGAGAATGCTTTGAAGCAGCTATTTGTAGCGGCAAGCATGGAGGACATGGGTTACGGTGCATGTCACTTGTGGACATTACTATTCTTAAGCATGAAACAATAGCGCGACGCAAGATGAAGGAAAGAGGCACAAGTCAGAGTGCTCTGTCCTGTTcctctttccttcgttctttgtTGTGTTGTTCAAGTGGTCTGCTGTGTGACAAGATGTACCAACCAGCCCGAATGAGCATGCTGCCATGAAACATAGAAAATGTCCCAGGGGTGCCCAGTCATGCTGGTTGGCACGTGTTACAGAAATACTTAAGGATTAGAGATGCAGGAAAGAACCTAAAAGTGTGGTGTTCACCTAGAGGAACAAGTTATTTCACTTGCCACAACTTATGTGAAGGTAAGCACAAAGAAATgacaagcaacaacaacaaaaaaaagcatgTGCCTACTATGCATACCAAGGGCAATTTAAAGTAATTGTGCATGAACCTTCCTATTCTGTGTTGGTCTGTATTGTTGGTTGTTTCTTTACACTCGCATGTGGGGTAGCTTGTAGCATATCATTTATAAGCTTTCAATGGAAAGGCACCAGTGGGTTTTCTAGTTGCATTCCTGCGTGCCTTATACGAGTCACCCCAAACGCTTCTGAGCCTGGCAAAAAGTAAGTGGTTACAACAATGTAGCAAACATTACAAAGTACAAAAACCTTTAGCCAATATGTTTGACGTCCTTATTTCAATGTGCTCCAGCATCATTTCCATGCATTGTGTCGTGGCTGGtgaaagatggatgtgcatgcctTTTCTGCATGCTGCATGTAAATTGCAAGTCACCACTTTTGTAGCAGTAAAGCCATAGGTTATTGAATAATGAAGGTTTTTGGATGTTCTGATGTGAATAAAGGTTGTGTACCTGTTTGCCTCACTGAAAGTAAGGTAATTTTACTATAAGGCAGTACTTTTACAGCAAATGGAAGCAATTGTATTGCGTTGTATTGGCTGTAAAgaagaatgcaaaagaaaaaataaagaaataaataaagactgGCAGCTGTTACCAGAAAGAGCACAACACCTCCTTTATTTCTAAGTGGTGGAAACATAAAGGCGACAAATGAAATGAGAACCCATGATTCTAGATAACTCGTCAGTTTGTCTACAATGGTAGACGGTACAGGCTGGAACCAATGAGACTGCTCTTTATTCAAGGTCCCTGATCAAAAAAAGTTCCCTTGTCAGAACATTGGCACTGTCCTGCAACATCCATTGTTTCAACAATCATTGTTGAAAAACCGACAGGGTAGGTAATCTAAGGTTCTCATTTAGTTTGTATCTTTTCTATTTTCATGCCTGAGAAAGAAAGCACATGTGCTCTTTTTTAAGGTTGCCAGCCTTCCTGCAAGCCTCTCTCTCAATCAATTTTTAAACTTTACCTTAGAGCATGACAGAAATGTGGCTCCCTTTCTGTAGCTGTTGGTACGCAgctaaaattaaagaaagaaaagtaatggGCAGTATGGGCCTGGGCAATGGGCAATATGTCAGGGGTGTTGGCACAGTCTCAGGGGCCACATCACGTGTGAACTTTATTCACTGCCTGTAGTCTGCTGGCATACTCGACAAATTTTGCAAGGCTGGCATCATGGCCACCAGGGAGAGGTCGTGTGCAGTGCGGCAGCTTAGCAAATGTTGCTAATGCAGAAATGTTCATGGCAAGAGTGTATGCATTTGTTGAAAATAAGAAAATCGCACATGCTTCAAGCATTCATACACACACAAACCTCCTGAGAAAGGCACACTCAGATGGCATTAATCACTCTGGATTTACCGCATAAAAAAACTGCTGTGCAGTGTCCCTGAAAAAGTAATTGCAGAAACTTTCCCCTTGATGGTCTCCCAGCACGAATGAGTAGATCAACATCTGATCTAAGAACCTTCTGTTCTGTAAGATAAGGGACCATTCAGTGCTGTACCAGCAGGTTTGGTGCGTTTGCTGAGAAtatgaatgtttctttttttatgctgtgcACACAAGGGACGGAATCAGTATTGAGCGATTGCATTCGGAGGGTCACTTTCGCGAGGTTTTACAAGACGTGGcactgaacacattgaagtagaTTGCCAAAAGCATTCCTGGTACCGCGTGAAAACAGCCAGCTTGGTACCCTGCCATGAATGCTGTCAGTCGCATACTCCGACGTGTCCGGTGCTTGGTCGTGTGAAATTTCACGAGAGTGATCATATCCCCAAAGTCAGCATTAGAGAACACTGGCTTGGCTTTAATTGCATCAGTGCTGCCTCTTGCATCTATTAGAAAATGGCTTTTGTTGAacatattaagaaaaaaattagCATGGCAGCTGATGCAGCCCGTTTCAAACGCACATGCAGTGGGTGACGTTCTTTGGCTCCTCGTGTCACCGCCATACCAAGTTGACTCCGGATATCGAAGCTATGTCTGTGTCCCAGAAAAAGGATGACTACGGCACAATCTGAGCCCAAGGATTTCTCACTGTACATTCAATTTGCAATACTGTGATTTGTTAGCTAGTGTGTAGACTCAATTACAATTATGTGTGATAAGGTGGGGCACAcattatttaaagggacactaaagagaaaattaagtttagctgtatcagtaaattacACTTCTATAATACCAAAAATGGCACTCTCACCATAGGAGGAGGCCTGGTAAGTCACAATATACACAGAAAGGAAACGCGAGAGGCAACGCCACTTTGAAGTTCCCGTACAAGCTTGCCTTGACGTCATCGATATTGTCAGCACCTGCTGAGGCCTAGTTGGTATTTTACAGATGTGGGCAAACAAATAAGCTTTTCAGAAAACGAATTAAATATCAACAGAAGTATTGAATATCGAATTGAATATTGAATTGTCAATGGTGatgcatatatttacagcaggaatatatTTATTTTGGTATAGTTAAGTGCCAATGCCTGTAGTGACTAGGGCAAGAAACACAGCTATCAGATACAAAGAATCAATTTTAAGCACAGGATCACTAATTGTCATTTAAAAACCTGTACGAATAGCCTCTCAACATCTTTAGAGCCTGGTTATgaacaagctttaaaaaaaaaaaaagaaatggccactGTGTGATTAGCTTTTCAAAAACTCTAAATAAATTATTGTGAAAAagacctggaaaaaaaaaagctgctaaaGGACTTGTGTGCCATTTGCACATGTAAAAGGGCTCATTACACAGAACACATCACAAGCTGTAGCATAAAAGATAAACACTGCTACCTGACTAGACTTCCAAAAACACAAAATGACAGACTACAAGCGATAATCACAGGTTGtcatttctgcaaaaccaagcgTGACTTTTGAATACTAGCACAAATATACATAGCAGGCTATGCTGTGGAAGCTATGGAAGTAGCTTTAAGAAATTTTAAATATGGTCTGtggaagatagcacaattctaactttTGAACTAAAAATCGTTTATTGAGGCAGACATTGCATccacaaaaaatgaaatgcgtaATTGACGAACTAACACAGTTTTACTAATTAacttacagcacatattgcacttTACAAATTGTGGCTAGTCAGTTCACAAAGCATATcaacttggaacaaattctaaGGATGGCACTTGTTtcgagatatgcaccatcaacCTTGCTTAAACACGCACTGTACTTGCCCTTACCTTTTcattaaaatgttttacacattgaagcacgaaagtaactggaatgccaacatattttgtCGACCACTTTGAAAATTAACATCCCGAAACTGTTGCCagcctgagaattcgttccaagcagATATGTCTTGCAAACTGACTGCCTACCACTAGAAAATTGCAATAAGCGCTGTAAAGTAATAAATTAAatagttaattagcgtaattatgtcAATTATTCAATCAAGCATTTTGATCTCCCATAGAGATAATGTCCACCTCACCAAGTAGTTCAGTTCATCGGTTACAATCGTGCTACCTACCAAAGGTGattttgaaaaatttgatgcATCTTAAGATGGTACATTCCTACTGCTACTTGCAGACGCAAGGTTATGTCAAATCACATGTTACTTATGCATATTTCTGCTTTTAGTGGGCAGCATACTATGTTTCGACACAGCGCAAGTTGTGGCTGCTGGTTGCAGAAGTATGTTACACCACTCGTATGGTGGTAAATAGGTTTAGATTTCGGAAGCCTTTCGTGTGTAATAAGTACGCCATGTTTTGTGACGTAGAAGTACGAGACCTAATTTTACCTTGAATTACACGGTGCGCATGTAATGTCTTTCTTTCACATGTGATGTACTACTTTTTGGTTATGGATGCAGACAGAGAGCTCTAGCCTTCGTAACATAGCCTGCTATGCAAGAAATGGATAGTTAGCACCAGATTCTTTTCGAAACTTCCAATATTTTCCCAAccctagtttttttttattggtaaacATGGACTACATTAGGTTATAAAGGGGCCAAAGAGTGAAGTTATAGAATCTGAGAACATTTAAAGCACTGCAATGACATATAGGCAAGAAAATGCTTAaatatccatgacgtcacactggcaTACAGGCACTGGGATTTTAGCACGAAATTCAAGGAATGGAAGTTTGGCTTTTTTGTCTATACTTGCAGATGACTTTTCTTGGCAATGAAGTAATAGCTACAGGGGTGGAGCTTCCGAACAATTGTTACTACGTCATGCAGCCCTAGCTGAGCTTGATGGCGCTCGCAAGTTTCCTGGAGCAGATATTAAATCAGTGTAGCTTCCACATGTGATAATCTTGCATTAGGaaaattggaaaaatgaaaaagttGGATTTAACACTGAGTGGTGTATTTTAAGGCCTTAATTTGAATAGGAAATAAAATGTTCGTGCTTTCCGTTCCCCAGCTTAAGCTACCGCAAATGAAAGAACTTTGGAGCCTTAGCGCAGTTTATATTCACAGTGTGCTACATGCGCACAATTTGCATCTGTGGCTTTCCTTTCActgtcacagaaagttgtctgcctgtgtagtaatgaacatgttgcAATGAAATTAACAAAAAGCAAAAGTTTTGAAGGTCTACTGTATCAGTCTATACTGATTTATGGTTTCTCTTTAGACTCCCTTTAAGTactatatacagggtgatcatttgtGAGTCTTACggaatatttaaaaattgcctgtggaagAAAGCATAATTCTTGTAATTGAACTGTATTATTCAAAGAGACGGACAGCGTTATCGCGAGAAATCGACATACATATTCGACTAATTAAGGGAGGATGTGGCACTAAAATAGCATTTCCTCCAGAAAAATGCGTTTTATAATTTTGTTTGAGTTCCCAGACATCACCTAGTCTGGTTGCAATCTGCACATAATTCTGGCTGTGGTGCCCATGTCTACAAGCACAGACAAGGGCACTGGACTGctctaaagctgaaaaaaaaaaaagccgaagaCAATTCAAA contains:
- the LOC142560514 gene encoding putative phosphatidate phosphatase isoform X5, which codes for MPRGSSSAMPQCNNLALTVAVHFVCLCAVGVPILVLFVAGKPFKRGFFCDDESLMYPFRDSTVTSPMLYSYGILIPIIVMTVLEGMRARLHVQETIATSKKLLYKWKVPSSLQVLYMLVGVFLMGAAISQLLTDIAKYTIGRLRPHFFDLCQPVNLKVLCAQPYTYVENFTCGSNATEHQLKEMRLSFMSGHSSFSAYTMMYTALYIHARMPWRNSVAMAARTVIQVALLSLAWYTALSRVSNYKHHWSDVLAGSAEGYLVAIVVWVTFFGSSCHRHTKLTPDIEAMSVSQKKDDYGTI